The proteins below are encoded in one region of Mycobacterium shinjukuense:
- a CDS encoding type II toxin-antitoxin system VapB family antitoxin: MLKRVDILVDDHLLQQVIHKYHLADAREAIHMALKALLEDEVEAEHEPQDEEYDEFSDLSAWRRQRSSDTG, encoded by the coding sequence ATGCTGAAGAGGGTCGACATCTTGGTTGATGACCACCTGCTCCAACAGGTCATACACAAGTACCACCTGGCTGATGCCCGAGAGGCCATTCATATGGCGCTGAAGGCCCTTCTCGAAGACGAGGTCGAGGCGGAGCACGAGCCCCAGGATGAGGAGTACGACGAGTTCAGCGATCTCAGCGCCTGGCGCCGGCAGCGGAGCAGCGACACCGGGTAA
- the hadC gene encoding (3R)-hydroxyacyl-ACP dehydratase subunit HadC produces MALKTDIRGMIWRYPDYFIVGREQCREFARAIKCDHPAFFSEEAAAALGYDAIVAPLTFVTIFAKYVQLDFFRHVDVGMETMQIVQVDQRFVFYKPVLAGDKLWARMDIHSVDERFGADIVVTKNICTNDDGELVMEAYTTLMGQQGDNSTQLKWDKESGQVIRTA; encoded by the coding sequence ATGGCGTTGAAGACCGACATCCGCGGGATGATCTGGAGGTATCCGGACTATTTCATCGTGGGCCGCGAACAGTGCCGCGAGTTTGCCCGGGCCATCAAATGTGACCACCCGGCGTTCTTCAGTGAGGAGGCGGCCGCAGCGCTCGGTTATGACGCGATTGTTGCTCCGCTGACCTTCGTGACGATCTTCGCCAAATACGTCCAGTTGGACTTCTTCCGCCACGTCGACGTGGGCATGGAGACCATGCAGATTGTGCAGGTCGACCAGAGATTTGTGTTCTACAAGCCGGTGCTTGCCGGGGACAAGTTGTGGGCCCGGATGGACATTCACTCGGTGGACGAGCGTTTCGGGGCCGACATCGTGGTCACCAAGAACATCTGCACCAACGACGACGGTGAGCTGGTGATGGAGGCCTATACCACCCTGATGGGCCAACAGGGTGACAACTCCACCCAGCTCAAATGGGACAAGGAATCCGGGCAAGTCATCAGGACCGCGTAA
- a CDS encoding MBL fold metallo-hydrolase: MSDSDRLYFRQLLSGRDFAVGDMLATQMRNFAYLIGDRRTGDCVVVDPAYAAGDLIDTLEADGMHLSGVLVTHHHPDHVGGSMMGFELTGLADLLDRAAAPVHVNTHEALWVSRVTGIPIRDLTIHEHHDKVSVGDVEIELLHTPGHTPGSQCFLVGDRLVAGDTLFLEGCGRTDFPGGDSDEMYRSLQQLAALPGDPTVFPGHWYSADPSAALSRVKRSNYVYRPANLDQWRMLMGR; the protein is encoded by the coding sequence GTGTCAGACTCGGACCGGCTGTATTTCCGCCAACTGCTCTCCGGTCGTGATTTCGCCGTCGGCGACATGTTGGCGACACAAATGCGTAACTTCGCCTACCTGATCGGTGACCGCCGAACCGGGGATTGCGTCGTGGTTGACCCGGCCTACGCAGCCGGGGATCTGATCGACACGCTGGAAGCGGACGGCATGCACCTGTCCGGGGTGCTGGTGACGCACCATCACCCGGACCACGTCGGCGGCTCGATGATGGGTTTCGAGCTGACGGGGCTGGCCGACCTGCTGGACCGAGCAGCTGCACCGGTGCATGTGAATACCCATGAGGCGCTGTGGGTTTCACGAGTTACCGGGATACCCATCCGCGACCTGACCATCCACGAGCACCACGACAAGGTGAGCGTCGGCGACGTCGAAATCGAGCTGTTGCACACCCCCGGACACACGCCCGGCAGTCAGTGTTTCCTGGTCGGCGACCGGCTGGTGGCAGGTGACACGTTGTTCCTGGAAGGCTGCGGCCGCACCGACTTTCCGGGTGGTGATTCCGATGAGATGTACCGCAGCCTGCAACAGCTGGCCGCGCTGCCGGGTGACCCGACGGTTTTCCCCGGGCACTGGTATTCGGCGGATCCGAGTGCTGCGCTCTCGCGGGTGAAGCGCTCGAATTACGTGTATCGCCCGGCCAATCTCGACCAGTGGCGGATGCTGATGGGCCGCTGA
- the hadB gene encoding (3R)-hydroxyacyl-ACP dehydratase subunit HadB — protein MALREFSSVKVGDQLPEKTYPLTRQDLVNYAGVSGDLNPIHWDDEIAKVVGLDTAIAHGMLTMGIGGGYVTSWVGDPGAVTEYNVRFTAVVPVPNDGKGAEIVFNGRVKSVDPDSKSVTIALTATTGGKKIFGRAIASARLA, from the coding sequence ATGGCGCTGCGTGAGTTCAGCTCGGTCAAGGTTGGGGACCAGCTACCGGAGAAGACCTATCCGCTGACCCGCCAGGATCTGGTGAACTACGCCGGGGTTTCCGGTGACTTGAACCCGATCCACTGGGATGACGAGATCGCCAAGGTCGTTGGGCTGGACACCGCGATCGCCCATGGCATGTTGACCATGGGAATCGGTGGCGGCTACGTCACCTCGTGGGTCGGCGATCCCGGCGCGGTCACCGAGTACAACGTGCGGTTCACCGCGGTGGTGCCGGTGCCCAACGACGGCAAGGGCGCCGAAATCGTGTTCAACGGCCGGGTGAAGTCGGTCGATCCGGACAGCAAGTCGGTGACCATCGCGCTCACCGCCACCACCGGTGGCAAGAAGATCTTTGGCCGGGCCATCGCGTCGGCGAGGCTGGCGTAG
- the hadA gene encoding (3R)-hydroxyacyl-ACP dehydratase subunit HadA yields the protein MHYRYPDHYEVEREKIREYAAAVQNDDRAFFEESAAAELGYHGLLAPLTFICVFGYQAQAAFFKHANIAVTDQQIVQVDQVLKFARPIVAGDKLYCDVYVDSVRETHGTQIIVTKNIVTNEAGDIVQETYTTLAGRAGENGEEGFRDGAA from the coding sequence ATGCATTACCGCTACCCCGACCACTATGAGGTGGAGCGGGAAAAGATCCGCGAATACGCCGCGGCCGTGCAAAACGACGACCGTGCCTTTTTCGAAGAATCCGCGGCCGCCGAGCTGGGCTACCACGGGCTGCTGGCCCCGTTGACGTTCATCTGTGTGTTCGGCTACCAGGCGCAGGCGGCCTTTTTCAAGCATGCCAACATCGCGGTCACCGACCAGCAGATCGTTCAGGTCGACCAGGTGCTGAAATTCGCCAGGCCGATCGTCGCCGGCGACAAGCTGTACTGCGACGTGTACGTGGATTCGGTGCGCGAGACGCACGGCACCCAGATCATCGTGACCAAGAACATTGTCACCAACGAAGCGGGTGACATCGTGCAGGAGACCTATACGACCCTGGCGGGCCGTGCCGGGGAGAATGGGGAAGAGGGATTCAGAGATGGCGCTGCGTGA
- the rpmG gene encoding 50S ribosomal protein L33 has translation MASSTDVRPKITLACEVCKHRNYITKKNRRNDPDRLVLKKFCRNCGKHQAHRETR, from the coding sequence ATGGCTTCCAGTACCGACGTGCGGCCGAAGATCACTTTGGCATGCGAGGTGTGCAAGCACCGCAACTACATCACCAAAAAGAACCGCCGCAACGACCCGGACCGGCTGGTGCTCAAGAAGTTCTGCCGGAATTGCGGCAAGCACCAGGCGCACCGTGAAACGCGGTAA
- a CDS encoding crotonase/enoyl-CoA hydratase family protein, giving the protein MSGPVTYTRDDSIAVIRMDDGKVNALGPTMQQALNEAIDEADRDNVGAIVITGNQRVFSGGFDLKILTSGEVQPAIDMLRGGFELAYRLLSYPKPVVMACTGHAIAMGAFLLSSGDHRIAAHAYNIQANEVAIGMTIPYAALEIMKLRLTRSAYQQATGLAKTFFGETALAAGFIDEIALPEVVVSRAEEAAREFAGLNRQAHAATKLRARADALKAIRAGIDGIEAEFGL; this is encoded by the coding sequence ATGAGCGGCCCGGTCACCTACACCCGTGACGACTCCATCGCGGTCATCCGGATGGACGACGGCAAAGTGAACGCACTCGGCCCGACCATGCAGCAGGCTCTCAACGAAGCGATCGACGAGGCCGACCGGGACAACGTCGGCGCGATCGTGATCACCGGAAACCAGCGGGTGTTCAGCGGCGGCTTCGACCTGAAGATCCTGACCTCCGGTGAGGTGCAGCCCGCCATCGACATGCTCAGGGGCGGTTTCGAGCTGGCGTATCGGCTGCTGTCCTACCCCAAGCCGGTGGTGATGGCCTGCACCGGCCACGCCATCGCGATGGGGGCATTTCTGCTGTCCTCCGGTGACCACCGAATCGCCGCCCACGCCTACAACATCCAGGCGAACGAGGTGGCAATAGGGATGACCATCCCGTATGCGGCCCTCGAGATCATGAAGCTGCGGCTGACCCGGTCGGCCTACCAGCAGGCCACCGGGCTGGCCAAGACGTTTTTCGGAGAGACCGCGCTGGCCGCGGGCTTCATCGACGAGATCGCGCTGCCCGAGGTGGTGGTCAGCCGTGCCGAGGAGGCGGCGCGCGAATTCGCCGGGCTCAACCGGCAGGCCCACGCCGCCACCAAGTTGCGCGCCCGCGCCGACGCGCTCAAGGCCATTCGCGCGGGCATCGACGGGATCGAAGCCGAGTTCGGCCTGTAG